A window from Opitutia bacterium ISCC 52 encodes these proteins:
- the secE gene encoding preprotein translocase subunit SecE — protein sequence MKNPFRSIRIFWGETILELKKATWPTLRELRESTIVVLVAVVLLGAFIGIADFSLFQVVNLFTDWVRG from the coding sequence ATGAAAAATCCATTCCGCAGTATTCGAATTTTCTGGGGTGAAACCATCCTCGAGTTGAAGAAGGCCACCTGGCCGACTCTGCGCGAACTCCGTGAATCCACAATTGTGGTGTTAGTTGCCGTCGTTCTGCTGGGCGCATTTATCGGTATTGCGGATTTTTCACTCTTCCAAGTTGTTAACCTCTTCACTGATTGGGTTCGCGGTTGA